The following proteins are encoded in a genomic region of Populus nigra chromosome 16, ddPopNigr1.1, whole genome shotgun sequence:
- the LOC133676067 gene encoding uncharacterized protein LOC133676067 — translation MLELLASYNEQVGALVLDNAPQNAKYISHQIQKEILHVFARNVQSSIRHEIGDARFCLIIDEARDESRREQMALVIKFVDRSGFIRERFLDIVHVKDTTALTLKKEISFILSHHNLDVQNIRGQVYDGATREISDVHTFFQNLIFIINIVSASCKRNDELRAFQAATIEHLVDICEIEMDKGVNQVGLQRPGDSRWSLHFKSICSLIKMYGATCLVLENITLDGSTYSQRGDAAFSFKLLMSFDFAFILHIMKNVMGITDVLCQALQQKCQDILNAIHLVTTTKTLIQKLRDDGWETLLEEITSFCKHQDIEVPDMDTCFSSVG, via the exons atgttgGAACTTTTAGCATCATATAATGAACAAGTAGGTGCTCTTGTTTTGGATAATGCTCCACAAAATGCTAAATACATCTCGCATCAAATTCAAAAGGAAATTTTGCATGTCTTTGCTAGAAATGTTCAATCTTCAATTCGTCATGAGATTGGTGATGCAAGATTTTGCTTAATTATTGATGAAGCTCGAGATGAATCCAGAAGAGAGCAAATGGCCCTTGTTATTAAGTTTGTTGATAGAAGTGGATTTATACGAGAACGATTTTTGGATATAGTTCATGTCAAAGACACAACTGCTTTAACTCTTAAGAAAGagatttcctttattttatctcatcacaatcttgatgttcaaaatattaGGGGCCAAGTGTATGATGGTGCTA CTAGAGAAATATCTGATGTTCACACCTTTTTTcagaacttgatttttattattaacattgttAGTGCTTCTTGCAAGCGTAATGATGAATTACGGGCTTTTCAAGCAGCTACAATTGAACATTTAGTTGATATTTGTGAGATTGAAATGGATAAAGGAGTTAATCAAGTAGGTTTGCAACGACCTGGAGATAGCAGATGGAGTTTGCACTTCAAATCCATTTGcagtttgataaaaatgtatGGGGCAACTTGCTTGGTTCTTGAAAACATCACTTTAGATGGATCTACTTATTCTCAACGTGGTGATGCGGCTTTTTCATTTAAGTTGctaatgtcatttgattttgcattcATCTTGCATATAATGAAGAATGTTATGGGAATTACTGATGTGCTTTGCCAAGCTTTGCAACAGAAATGTCAAGACATTTTAAATGCTATTCATTTGGTGACTACCACAAAGACTTTAATTCAGAAGTTAAGAGATGATGGCTGGGAAACTCTTTTAGAagaaataacatcattttgtaAGCATCAAGACATTGAAGTTCCTGATATGGATACTTGTTTTTCTAGTGTGGGATGA